The sequence below is a genomic window from Vicinamibacteria bacterium.
GTCCAGCGTCAGGAGCAGCTCGCGATTGACGGGCGGCCAGTAATCCGGCTCGGCTGGGACGACATGGATGTTGCCGTACAGCCCCATTTCCTGGCCGTAGTCCTCGCGGATGTGAGGGTGGTACCAATACGCGCCGGGATCGGGGACGTGCACCTGGTACGTGAAGGTCTCCCCGACGGGAATCGGCGCTTGCGTGTCATGAGTCCCGTCGTAGCGGTTCTCGAGCCGCAAGCCGTGCCAATGCACCGTTGCTTCGAGGTCGCCCTCGTTCCTGACGTGGACGGTCACGGTCGCCCCTTCGGGAACCTTGAGGGTCGGCCCGGGAATCGAACCGCTGTAGGCGAGCATTCGAACATCCGTGTCACCTACTCGCTTGGCGACCGGCCCGATGTGAAGTTCCATTGATCCGCCGTCTGCGAGTTCGATGACGGTCGGAGAGACCGCACGTGGAAGCCCGCTCGTGTCGGTGGGGAACTCGTCTTGGCGCGCGATCGTTTCCTGCGCTTTCTCGTTCATGAAAGTCACACTCCTCGAGGCGTTGCAGCCGCTTCGGCTTCCAGCCCAACACGGAGGGGGCGCTCGTTCGCGTTAGCGGCGATGCGCTCGGAGATGAACTCCGCATCGTCCTTGACCCAACCGAGGAGCGCCGAGCCCCGAGTGTGCTGCCAGGTTAGACCGAGGAAGAACAGACCGGGGTAGTCGGTGACGCCCCGTCGATGGAGCACGCGGCGGTTTTGATCGAAGACGGGAACGTCGATCCAGCCGTACTCGGATCGGTAGCCCGTGGCCCAGATGACAGCATCGACGCCGAGCTCGCTGTCGTCCTCGAAGGTCACCGCATCGCCCGAGGCACCCACGACCCGTGGTTTGACCTCAACGCCGTGACGCTTCACGTCCCTCGTGCTCGAGCCGATCAGCGTGTCGCGGTCTCGCGCACGCCGTCCGATTCGCGACTCCACCGTCTTCTCGATGAGGCCCGTCTTCGTCAGCCACCAGAAGAGATCGCGTCCGAGCACTCGCTGCGGCAGCGGTGTCTGTCGAGATCCGATGGCAAGGTGAACGGAGTGGGTCGCCGATAGCTCCTTGG
It includes:
- a CDS encoding NAD(P)/FAD-dependent oxidoreductase, coding for MTDQTANGSDDRFEVAVIGAGQAGLAMGYLLAKEGRHFTILEASDSIGCAWRSRWDSLVLFTPRRYDSLPGLPFPGDPNGYPGRDEVISYLEGYASTFELPVALNSPVQSVAPAEGGFALNLGTRALEADQVVVATGPFQVPNVPAFAADLAPDVAQMHSTGYRRPSDLPEGTALVVGGGNTGFQIAKELSATHSVHLAIGSRQTPLPQRVLGRDLFWWLTKTGLIEKTVESRIGRRARDRDTLIGSSTRDVKRHGVEVKPRVVGASGDAVTFEDDSELGVDAVIWATGYRSEYGWIDVPVFDQNRRVLHRRGVTDYPGLFFLGLTWQHTRGSALLGWVKDDAEFISERIAANANERPLRVGLEAEAAATPRGV